One genomic region from Populus nigra chromosome 8, ddPopNigr1.1, whole genome shotgun sequence encodes:
- the LOC133700438 gene encoding U-box domain-containing protein 14-like: protein MEVKHRTARSLVKKLGSVSEITRSEALAELRLMTKNDAESRLIIAEAGAIPYLAETLYSSSHDSQDNAAATLLNISISSRAPLMSTRGLLDAIAHVLRHHATNSSPSAVQSSAATLHSLLVDDSYRPIIGAKRDIAYSLIEIIKRPNSPPRSIKDALKALFGIALFPLNRAGLIDLGAAGALFSLVLKDGRVGIVEDTTAVIAQIAGCEESERAFWKVSGVKVLEDLLDVGTGSSERTKENAVGALLNLVRCGGGGVMREVKEMRLGAVEGIKDVMENGTAKGKSKAIALLKAVEGGAKKWD, encoded by the coding sequence ATGGAAGTCAAGCACAGGACAGCGCGCTCACTAGTTAAGAAACTAGGTTCTGTGTCCGAGATAACACGGTCAGAAGCCTTAGCTGAGCTTCGCTTAATGACCAAAAACGATGCGGAATCACGGCTGATAATTGCCGAAGCCGGTGCCATCCCGTATCTAGCCGAAACCCTTTATTCTTCTTCTCACGACTCACAAGATAATGCAGCTGCTACTCTCTTGAACATCTCTATTTCTTCACGCGCCCCCTTGATGTCAACGCGCGGCCTTCTTGACGCGATCGCTCATGTCCTCCGCCACCATGCGACCAATTCTTCACCCTCAGCTGTCCAATCATCTGCTGCTACGTTGCACAGCCTTCTTGTTGATGATTCGTACCGACCCATTATTGGGGCTAAGCGTGATATTGCTTATTCCTTGATTGAAATAATCAAGAGGCCTAATTCGCCGCCGAGGTCTATAAAGGATGCGCTGAAAGCCCTTTTTGGGATTGCTTTGTTTCCGTTGAATCGGGCTGGTTTGATTGATTTAGGTGCGGCGGGGGCGTTGTTTTCGCTGGTTTTGAAGGATGGGAGAGTGGGTATTGTGGAGGATACGACGGCGGTGATTGCGCAAATTGCAGGGTGTGAGGAGAGTGAGAGAGCATTTTGGAAGGTTTCGGGGGTTAAGGTTTTGGAGGACTTGTTGGATGTTGGGACGGGTTCGAGCGAGAGGACTAAGGAGAATGCGGTTGGGGCATTGTTGAATTTGGTGAGGTGTGGAGGGGGAGGAGTGATGAGGGAGGTGAAGGAAATGAGACTGGGCGCAGTGGAGGGGATCAAGGATGTGATGGAGAATGGGACCGCGAAAGGGAAGAGCAAAGCGATTGCATTGTTGAAAGCTGTTGAGGGTGGAGCAAAGAAATGGGATTAA
- the LOC133701819 gene encoding aspartyl protease AED3-like — protein sequence MTSQSLNPRSSFSFATMKAYLFSLAFLFCSLAQGLSTKGLGTTVKVFHVYSSQSPFRPSKPISWEESVLQMMAKDQARLQFLSSLVAKKSVVPIASGRGIIQSPSYIVKAKVGTPPQTLLMALDNSYDAAWIPCKGCVGCSSTVFNTVKSTTFKTLGCGAPQCKQVPNPICGGSTCTWNTTYGSSTILSNLTRDTIALSMDPVPNYAFGCIQKATGSSVPPQGLLGFGRGPLSFLSQTQNLYKSTFSYCLPSFRTLNFSGSLRLGPVGQPPRIKTTPLLKNPRRSSLYYVNLNGIRVGRKIVDIPRSALAFNPTTGAGTIFDSGTVFTRLVAPAYTAVRNEFRKRVGNATVSSLGGFDTCYSVPIVAPTITFMFSGMNVTMPPENLLIHSTAGVTSCLAMAAAPDNVNSVLNVIASMQQQNHRILFDVPNSRLGVAREQCS from the exons ATGACCTCTCAGTCCCTAAACCCTCGAAGCTCTTTTTCTTTCGCAACCATGAAAGCCTACCTCTTCTCTCTAGCTTTTCTCTTCTGTTCCTTGGCCCAAGGGCTCAGCACCAAAGGCCTAGGCACAACCGTCAAGGTCTTCCATGTCTACAGCTCACAGTCCCCATTTAGGCCCTCAAAGCCAATATCATGGGAAGAGAGTGTGCTCCAAATGATGGCCAAAGATCAAGCTAGGCTTCAATTCTTGTCAAGCTTAGTGGCCAAGAAATCTGTGGTGCCGATTGCTTCAGGCAGGGGGATTATTCAGAGCCCATCTTACATTGTTAAGGCGAAGGTTGGGACCCCACCTCAGACATTGCTCATGGCTTTAGATAATAGCTACGATGCTGCTTGGATTCCTTGCAAAGGCTGTGTTGGGTGTTCCTCTACTGTGTTTAACACTGTGAAGTCCACTACCTTCAAAACCCTTGGTTGTGGAGCTCCTCAATGCAAGCAG GTACCAAACCCCATCTGCGGTGGCAGCACATGCACATGGAACACTACCTATGGCAGCTCCACCATTTTATCAAACCTCACACGGGACACAATTGCTCTATCCATGGATCCTGTCCCTAACTACGCCTTCGGTTGCATCCAAAAAGCCACAGGGAGCTCAGTGCCACCTCAGGGACTTTTGGGCTTCGGGAGAGGTCCGTTGTCGTTTTTGTCTCAAACCCAAAACCTATACAAATCCACATTCTCATACTGCTTGCCTAGCTTTAGGACTCTCAACTTTTCTGGGTCATTGAGGCTCGGACCAGTCGGTCAGCCCCCGAGGATCAAGACCACTCCGCTGCTCAAGAACCCAAGGAGATCATCATTATACTATGTGAACTTGAATGGAATTAGGGTTGGTAGAAAGATTGTTGATATTCCTCGTAGTGCTTTGGCATTCAATCCAACAACTGGTGCTGGGACCATCTTTGATTCAG GCACTGTTTTCACCAGACTGGTTGCCCCGGCTTACACTGCGGTCCGCAATGAGTTCAGGAAGCGAGTTGGCAATGCAACCGTGTCATCCCTAGGCGGGTTCGACACATGCTACTCAGTACCCATTGTAGCACCCACCATAACATTCATGTTCTCAGGCATGAACGTAACAATGCCACCAGAAAACCTCCTAATCCACAGCACTGCTGGGGTCACCTCTTGCTTGGCCATGGCTGCTGCCCCTGATAATGTGAATTCGGTGCTGAACGTAATAGCCAGCATGCAGCAACAAAACCACAGGATTCTTTTCGATGTGCCCAATTCAAGGCTTGGTGTGGCTCGTGAGCAATGTTCTTGA